Proteins from a single region of Thermotoga maritima MSB8:
- a CDS encoding type IV pilus twitching motility protein PilT → MEDMKVSFLKIITEAYGLRATDVHISVGCPPYYRIDGDLVPQEKYGKLTKESIMNALKDLFTEIGQPFPPKTKEVDFSFTVAEAIRVRGNLYYERKNPALAFRLIPKKIRTFQELGLPEILKTFVERKYGLILVAGPTGSGKSTTLAAMIDHINENFPHHIITIEDPIEYVFTNKKSVIHQRELGSDTDSFYNGLKYALRQDPDVILVGEMRDLETMALALTAAETGHLVLATVHTNSAASAPERIIDVFPAHQQRQIALQLANTLIAVIYQRLVPKANGIGFTPILEIMVGTPAVRNLIRENKLHQLESLIQAGARHGMVLFDDALVKAALKGEISRESALQFARNQEEVARRLGMKPS, encoded by the coding sequence GTGGAAGACATGAAAGTTTCTTTTCTGAAGATTATCACAGAAGCGTACGGTTTGAGGGCAACCGATGTGCACATCTCGGTGGGTTGCCCTCCTTATTACCGTATAGATGGGGACCTTGTACCTCAGGAAAAGTACGGAAAACTCACAAAAGAATCTATAATGAACGCTCTGAAAGATCTGTTCACTGAGATCGGACAGCCGTTCCCACCTAAAACGAAAGAAGTGGATTTTTCCTTTACCGTGGCAGAAGCGATAAGGGTGAGGGGAAACCTCTACTACGAGAGAAAGAACCCCGCTCTCGCTTTCAGGTTGATACCAAAAAAGATCAGAACTTTTCAGGAACTGGGACTACCAGAGATCTTGAAAACATTCGTTGAGAGAAAGTACGGCTTGATATTGGTGGCTGGTCCCACAGGAAGCGGAAAATCCACCACACTCGCCGCCATGATAGATCACATCAACGAAAATTTCCCACACCACATAATAACGATAGAAGACCCGATAGAATACGTTTTCACAAACAAAAAATCTGTGATTCACCAGAGAGAACTCGGTTCAGACACGGACTCTTTCTACAACGGATTGAAGTACGCTCTGAGGCAGGACCCGGATGTGATCCTCGTGGGAGAAATGAGAGACCTTGAGACAATGGCTCTCGCTCTCACCGCGGCGGAAACGGGACACCTCGTTCTTGCCACGGTTCACACGAACTCCGCGGCTTCCGCACCTGAGAGAATCATAGATGTTTTTCCAGCACATCAGCAAAGACAGATCGCTCTTCAGCTCGCGAACACCTTGATCGCCGTGATTTATCAGAGGCTTGTACCGAAAGCCAACGGAATAGGTTTCACTCCGATCCTGGAGATCATGGTGGGAACTCCGGCCGTGAGGAACCTGATAAGAGAAAACAAACTCCACCAGCTCGAATCTCTGATACAGGCTGGTGCGAGACACGGAATGGTCCTCTTCGATGACGCACTCGTGAAAGCCGCACTCAAAGGAGAGATATCCAGAGAATCCGCTCTGCAGTTTGCCAGGAACCAGGAGGAGGTGGCTCGAAGATTAGGAATGAAGCCCTCGTAG
- the prfA gene encoding peptide chain release factor 1, which translates to MKEKKKEIEKLLARPDLTPEQMKNYGMEYAKIEEIENITNRIKETQEFIELLREEGENELEIEKYEKELDQLYQELLFLLSPEASDKAIVEIRPGTGGEEAALFARDLFRMYTRYAERKGWNLEVAEIHETDLGGIREVVFFVKGKNAYGILKYESGVHRVQRVPVTESGGRIHTSTATVAVLPEIEEKDIEIRPEDLKIETFRASGHGGQYVNKTESAVRITHLPTGIVVSCQNERSQYQNKQTALRILRARLYQLQKEQKEREISQKRKSQIGTGERSEKIRTYNFPQNRVTDHRINYTSYRLQEILDGDLDEIISKLIEHDIENNLEEVLGIGASVEEK; encoded by the coding sequence GTGAAAGAAAAGAAAAAAGAGATCGAAAAGCTCCTCGCCAGGCCAGATCTGACTCCCGAACAGATGAAGAACTACGGGATGGAATACGCAAAGATAGAAGAAATAGAGAACATCACAAACAGAATAAAAGAAACTCAAGAGTTCATCGAACTTTTGAGAGAAGAAGGAGAAAATGAACTGGAGATAGAAAAGTACGAGAAAGAACTTGACCAGCTCTATCAAGAACTGCTCTTTCTTCTTTCTCCAGAAGCGAGCGATAAAGCAATCGTAGAAATCAGACCAGGCACGGGTGGAGAAGAAGCCGCTCTCTTCGCGCGGGATCTGTTCAGAATGTACACCAGGTACGCAGAAAGAAAAGGCTGGAACCTCGAAGTCGCTGAAATCCACGAAACGGATCTCGGTGGAATAAGGGAAGTGGTCTTCTTTGTGAAGGGAAAGAACGCTTACGGTATTTTGAAGTACGAAAGCGGTGTCCATAGAGTCCAGAGAGTTCCTGTTACAGAGTCTGGAGGGAGAATCCATACGTCCACCGCTACCGTTGCCGTTCTTCCAGAGATTGAAGAAAAGGATATAGAAATCAGGCCGGAAGACTTGAAGATAGAAACTTTCAGGGCATCGGGACACGGTGGACAGTACGTCAACAAGACCGAATCCGCTGTGAGGATCACACATCTTCCAACGGGAATAGTGGTCTCGTGTCAGAACGAAAGATCTCAGTATCAGAACAAACAAACCGCTCTGAGGATCCTCAGAGCAAGACTCTACCAGCTACAGAAGGAACAGAAAGAAAGGGAGATCTCGCAGAAGAGAAAATCACAGATAGGAACTGGTGAGAGAAGCGAAAAAATCAGAACTTACAACTTCCCCCAGAACAGAGTTACGGATCATAGAATAAACTACACTTCTTATAGACTGCAGGAGATCCTCGATGGAGACCTGGACGAAATCATATCGAAGCTTATAGAACACGACATAGAAAACAACCTAGAGGAAGTTTTAGGAATTGGAGCCTCAGTCGAAGAAAAGTAA
- the flgB gene encoding flagellar basal body rod protein FlgB, whose translation MFNTNFYTLKQAMDVALLRQNVHSLNIANVSTPGYKRKYVAFEELLKESEMKLKLSKTNEKHLIGSKNVVEPRVLVDNTTTMRNDGNNVDIDYEMVQLVKNGLRYQVLTRLMSLNIDRYNAVLRGVR comes from the coding sequence ATGTTCAACACGAACTTCTACACGCTAAAACAGGCGATGGACGTTGCTCTTTTGAGACAGAACGTTCACTCACTGAACATAGCAAATGTGAGCACACCCGGTTACAAAAGAAAATACGTGGCATTCGAGGAACTTTTGAAGGAATCAGAAATGAAACTGAAGCTTTCGAAGACAAACGAAAAGCACCTCATCGGTTCAAAGAATGTCGTAGAACCACGTGTTCTTGTGGACAACACAACCACCATGAGAAACGATGGAAACAATGTTGATATCGATTACGAGATGGTCCAGCTTGTGAAGAATGGACTCAGGTATCAGGTGCTCACCAGACTCATGTCGCTGAACATAGATAGGTACAATGCCGTGCTGAGGGGTGTCAGATGA
- the flgC gene encoding flagellar basal body rod protein FlgC, translating to MMSEFEIMNISATGMSAQRLRVEIVSTNIANAETTRTETGEPYRRKVPVFAEYLRRTPNGKIESAGVKVVKIEEDPSPFRLVYDPTHPDADENGYVRMPNVNIVREMVDLINAQRAYDANVAAFNVTKAMVNSALQIGRG from the coding sequence ATGATGAGCGAATTCGAGATCATGAACATCAGCGCAACTGGAATGTCCGCTCAGAGACTCAGAGTCGAGATCGTCTCAACAAACATAGCGAACGCTGAAACCACCAGAACTGAAACAGGAGAACCTTACAGGAGGAAGGTACCTGTGTTCGCCGAGTATCTGAGAAGAACACCAAATGGTAAAATAGAAAGCGCTGGGGTGAAAGTTGTAAAAATAGAGGAAGACCCTTCACCGTTCAGACTCGTATACGATCCTACACACCCTGACGCGGATGAGAACGGATACGTGAGGATGCCCAACGTGAATATCGTCAGAGAAATGGTGGATCTGATAAACGCGCAGAGAGCATACGATGCGAACGTGGCGGCTTTCAATGTGACAAAGGCTATGGTGAACAGCGCCCTTCAGATAGGAAGGGGGTAA
- the fliE gene encoding flagellar hook-basal body complex protein FliE: protein MVDRIEGLGPLSQSGKTQKKSENNFSEALKEALEKVNDIQKKAEKAADDFAQGRISNIHEVIIEAEKASIALRLTVEVRNRIVEAYRDIMRMQI, encoded by the coding sequence ATGGTTGACAGGATAGAGGGACTCGGCCCTTTGAGCCAGAGTGGAAAGACTCAAAAGAAAAGTGAAAACAACTTTTCAGAAGCGCTGAAAGAAGCACTGGAAAAGGTAAACGACATACAGAAGAAAGCCGAGAAGGCAGCGGATGATTTCGCCCAGGGCAGGATAAGCAACATACACGAGGTTATAATAGAAGCCGAGAAGGCTTCCATAGCGTTGAGGCTCACCGTCGAAGTAAGAAACAGAATCGTGGAAGCTTACAGAGACATCATGAGGATGCAAATCTGA
- a CDS encoding cyclophilin-like fold protein yields MRVELLFESGKCVIDLNEEYEVVKLLKEKIPFESVVNTWGEEIYFSTPVNVQKMENPREVVEIGDVGYWPPGKALCLFFGKTPMSDDKIQPASAVNVIGKIVEGLEDLKKIKDGEKVAVRFASS; encoded by the coding sequence ATGAGAGTTGAACTCCTCTTTGAAAGTGGAAAATGTGTGATAGATCTCAATGAGGAATACGAGGTCGTCAAATTGTTGAAGGAAAAAATTCCATTCGAAAGTGTCGTGAACACTTGGGGCGAGGAGATATACTTCTCAACTCCTGTGAACGTTCAGAAGATGGAAAACCCAAGGGAAGTAGTTGAAATAGGAGACGTTGGATACTGGCCTCCGGGAAAAGCGCTGTGTCTGTTCTTTGGGAAAACTCCCATGAGCGATGACAAAATTCAACCAGCGAGTGCTGTAAACGTGATAGGAAAGATCGTGGAAGGGCTGGAAGATCTGAAAAAAATAAAAGACGGCGAGAAGGTCGCCGTCAGATTTGCATCCTCATGA
- the sufC gene encoding Fe-S cluster assembly ATPase SufC — protein sequence MLRIVNLHAKLRDEDKEILKGVNLEIEKGEVHVLMGPNGSGKSTLANVIMGNPRYIVTEGDIVFEGNSIKDLPPNERAKLGIMMTFQNPYEVEGVKLSQFLITAHRRIHGEDKNYLELRKELEETAEKLGLDKDFLERYLNVGFSGGEKKRSEILQSLFLRPKLLILDEIDSGLDVDALRLIANLIARLNEEGVTLLIITHYKRLLDHLKRIDKVHVYVDGRIVTSGGPELADEIEEKGYSLEGVR from the coding sequence ATGCTCAGAATAGTGAATCTGCACGCGAAGCTGAGAGACGAAGACAAGGAAATATTGAAGGGCGTGAATCTGGAGATAGAAAAGGGAGAAGTCCACGTTCTCATGGGTCCAAACGGTAGCGGAAAATCGACCCTCGCGAACGTCATCATGGGAAATCCCAGATACATTGTGACGGAAGGAGACATCGTTTTTGAAGGAAATTCCATAAAGGATCTGCCCCCAAATGAGAGAGCAAAACTCGGTATAATGATGACTTTTCAGAATCCATACGAAGTTGAGGGAGTGAAGCTTTCTCAGTTTCTCATCACAGCTCATCGGAGGATTCATGGAGAGGATAAAAACTACCTGGAGTTGAGGAAAGAACTCGAGGAAACCGCTGAAAAACTCGGTTTAGACAAGGATTTCCTAGAAAGGTACCTGAACGTCGGATTTTCCGGTGGAGAAAAGAAAAGGTCTGAGATCCTTCAGAGTCTCTTCCTTCGACCGAAACTGCTCATCCTCGATGAGATAGACTCGGGTCTCGATGTCGATGCGTTGAGATTGATCGCAAATCTGATAGCTAGACTGAACGAAGAGGGAGTGACACTTCTCATCATCACGCACTACAAAAGACTCCTCGATCACTTGAAGAGAATAGATAAGGTTCACGTTTACGTAGATGGACGTATAGTCACAAGCGGCGGTCCGGAACTGGCAGACGAAATAGAAGAGAAGGGCTACTCCCTGGAGGGTGTGAGATGA
- the sufB gene encoding Fe-S cluster assembly protein SufB — protein sequence MMERLIIDDSRFNFVPKVKTAYKAPPGLDEKLIMEISRAKDEPEWMLKHRLESLKVFNEWHNPRFGVDISGLDLGKIVSYIKPDAKKSTSWEEVPEEVKEAFDKLGIPEAERKYLAGVGAQLDSEIVYQNMKKELEKMGVIFLDMESAVREYPDLVKKYFMKLVPITDHKFAALHGAIWSGGTFLYVPAGVKIPMPLQAYFLMSNPGMGQFEHTIIVAEEGSEVTFIEGCSAPRYNIINLHAGMVEIYVKKGAKVKYLTIQNWSKNTYNLNTKRSIVDEEGSMTWVSGSLGSQKTMLYPMTILKGKGARAESMSITYAGPGQHMDTGSKVVHLAPYTSSIVSAKSISLGGGWAFYRGLLKITKEAVKSKASVECAALMLDNRSKSDTVPIIEVETDRADVGHEARIGRIGEDQIFYLMSRGLSEQEAKAMIVKGFVEPVVKELPFEYAVELNKLLELEIEKSIG from the coding sequence ATGATGGAAAGACTGATAATTGACGATTCACGATTCAATTTCGTGCCGAAGGTGAAGACCGCCTACAAAGCACCTCCCGGTCTTGACGAGAAGCTGATAATGGAAATATCACGCGCAAAAGATGAACCGGAGTGGATGTTAAAGCACAGGTTAGAATCACTGAAAGTGTTCAACGAGTGGCACAATCCCAGATTCGGTGTGGACATATCCGGCCTCGACCTCGGAAAGATAGTCTCCTACATAAAACCCGACGCGAAGAAGAGCACCTCCTGGGAAGAAGTTCCAGAAGAGGTGAAAGAGGCTTTCGATAAACTCGGGATACCGGAAGCGGAAAGAAAGTACCTCGCGGGTGTGGGAGCTCAGCTCGACTCGGAGATTGTCTATCAGAACATGAAGAAAGAGCTTGAAAAGATGGGCGTTATCTTCCTCGATATGGAAAGCGCTGTGAGGGAGTACCCCGATCTTGTGAAGAAATACTTCATGAAACTCGTCCCCATCACCGATCACAAGTTCGCTGCTCTTCATGGAGCCATATGGAGCGGTGGAACCTTCTTGTACGTCCCGGCGGGTGTGAAAATTCCCATGCCGCTTCAGGCGTATTTTCTGATGAGCAATCCCGGTATGGGGCAGTTCGAGCACACCATCATAGTCGCTGAAGAAGGCAGTGAAGTTACCTTCATAGAGGGTTGTTCTGCTCCAAGGTACAACATCATCAATCTTCACGCTGGAATGGTCGAAATATACGTCAAAAAAGGCGCAAAGGTCAAGTACCTCACCATTCAGAACTGGAGCAAGAACACGTACAACCTCAACACAAAGAGATCGATAGTCGACGAAGAAGGGTCGATGACCTGGGTCTCGGGCTCACTGGGAAGTCAGAAGACAATGTTGTATCCAATGACCATACTCAAGGGAAAAGGAGCAAGGGCAGAGAGCATGTCCATCACTTACGCGGGACCGGGACAGCACATGGACACCGGTTCCAAGGTTGTTCACCTCGCTCCATACACGAGTTCGATCGTCAGCGCAAAGAGCATTTCTCTCGGTGGAGGCTGGGCTTTCTACAGAGGCCTTTTGAAAATCACAAAGGAAGCCGTGAAGAGCAAGGCCTCCGTTGAGTGCGCGGCTTTGATGCTCGACAACCGATCGAAGAGTGATACCGTTCCGATCATAGAAGTGGAAACAGACAGGGCAGACGTCGGGCACGAGGCGAGGATTGGAAGGATAGGGGAAGACCAGATTTTCTACCTCATGAGCAGGGGGCTCTCTGAACAGGAAGCAAAGGCGATGATAGTGAAAGGATTCGTTGAACCCGTGGTGAAAGAGCTTCCATTCGAGTACGCCGTTGAGCTGAACAAGTTACTCGAACTGGAAATAGAGAAGAGCATAGGGTGA
- a CDS encoding SufD family Fe-S cluster assembly protein, translating into MEKTLVIEHDGEKAVVWETPQIFSENDYDYEVLEKALENTGGPLKEWRKKKYQEYKEWGFPRWKRCNLDGMSLPELSFKRIDLDVDISLLEKLDFEGAHRKFVLLGDTFFTDFRVYGDGKHMMRFDGDGIENVLVVVEKEAEIYKLSSTDRFRNTVMRILVKKNASLKFFNLDFFGNFSFDNVFIVLEEGARLVLRDFKAFGYRKTGHILVKLNKSSKADMKSFFYQNGSGITDLLYLMRFEGEDAEGKLKGNGVVDGAGKIVFRGILDVKRGSKNIVAEETEHTLVLSPDARMDAIPSLWVDENDVTASHSASSSSLDEDELFYLMTRGVDEIESKKLIVRGVFNELLDELDESVKGEVENVVNRIV; encoded by the coding sequence ATGGAAAAGACTCTGGTGATAGAACATGACGGTGAAAAAGCGGTCGTTTGGGAAACTCCTCAGATTTTTTCCGAAAACGATTACGACTACGAAGTGCTTGAAAAGGCCCTGGAGAACACCGGTGGCCCTCTGAAAGAGTGGAGAAAGAAGAAGTACCAGGAGTACAAAGAATGGGGATTCCCGAGATGGAAAAGGTGTAATCTCGATGGCATGTCTCTTCCAGAATTGTCTTTCAAGCGGATAGACCTCGATGTTGATATTTCGCTCCTTGAAAAGCTGGACTTTGAAGGTGCTCACAGGAAATTCGTTCTTCTTGGAGATACGTTCTTTACGGATTTCAGAGTATACGGCGATGGAAAACACATGATGAGATTCGACGGAGACGGGATCGAAAACGTACTCGTGGTCGTCGAAAAAGAGGCGGAGATCTACAAACTCTCCAGCACGGATCGATTCAGAAATACGGTGATGAGGATCCTGGTGAAAAAGAACGCATCGCTGAAGTTCTTCAATCTGGACTTTTTTGGGAATTTTTCTTTCGACAACGTGTTCATCGTTCTCGAAGAAGGTGCAAGACTCGTGTTGAGGGATTTCAAAGCGTTCGGCTACAGAAAAACCGGGCATATCCTTGTGAAATTGAACAAATCGAGCAAAGCCGATATGAAATCGTTCTTCTACCAGAATGGATCAGGAATAACCGATTTGCTCTACCTCATGAGATTTGAGGGAGAAGACGCCGAAGGAAAGCTGAAGGGAAACGGTGTGGTGGATGGCGCTGGAAAGATCGTTTTCCGTGGAATCCTGGATGTGAAAAGAGGTTCTAAGAACATCGTCGCAGAAGAAACAGAACACACACTCGTTCTCTCTCCAGACGCCCGAATGGATGCCATTCCGAGTCTCTGGGTGGACGAGAACGATGTCACCGCTTCACACTCTGCGAGTTCTTCCTCTCTCGATGAAGACGAACTCTTCTATCTGATGACCAGAGGCGTTGATGAGATAGAATCCAAGAAATTGATCGTGCGAGGGGTGTTCAACGAGCTGCTCGACGAACTGGACGAGTCGGTGAAGGGAGAGGTAGAAAATGTTGTCAACAGGATTGTATGA
- a CDS encoding cysteine desulfurase: MLSTGLYEDFPTLKMKINGKRIVYLDSAATTLKPKQVVKKLEEFYYNSYANVHRAVHTLAVRATTEFEETREEFAEFLGASPEEIIFTSGTTMAINLAVVSLLRSGILKEDDLVLVSLLEHHANFVPWLRLSKFHGYRIDFIRPSGRFGTLEMDDLLKHRDKNPKVVAITGLSNVTGQRIPVEELRNVFPNSIILLDGAQLIPHEPVKPKEIGVDFLAFSLHKMLGPTGVGVLYGKREVLEQMEPFLYGGEMIDRVSLEDVTFNELPYKFEAGTPNIADIVASREALRYLKETGFDSVHEKIEQLTQMALKEMMKIGGVEIYGPLDERQHGIVSFNVKGIHPHDVAHILDQEFGIAVRSGHHCAQPLMSILKEQSQIDFPNSTCRASFYIYNTEEDVKILVEGVKKVKEWFSR; this comes from the coding sequence ATGTTGTCAACAGGATTGTATGAGGACTTTCCCACCCTGAAGATGAAGATTAACGGAAAAAGGATCGTTTATCTGGACAGCGCAGCCACTACACTGAAGCCAAAACAGGTCGTGAAAAAGCTGGAAGAATTCTACTACAACAGCTACGCGAACGTTCACAGAGCGGTTCACACTCTCGCTGTGCGTGCCACCACCGAATTCGAGGAAACCAGGGAGGAGTTCGCAGAGTTTTTAGGTGCTTCTCCAGAGGAGATAATCTTCACCTCGGGCACCACCATGGCCATAAATCTCGCTGTGGTGTCCCTTCTGAGGAGTGGCATATTGAAAGAGGACGATCTGGTTCTGGTTTCCCTTCTGGAACACCACGCGAACTTTGTCCCCTGGCTCAGACTTTCGAAATTCCATGGGTACAGGATCGACTTCATCAGACCCTCGGGAAGATTCGGAACACTCGAGATGGATGACCTGTTGAAACACAGAGACAAAAACCCGAAAGTCGTTGCCATAACAGGCCTTTCCAACGTGACCGGCCAGAGAATACCCGTTGAAGAGCTGAGAAACGTCTTTCCTAATTCCATCATTCTCCTGGATGGTGCTCAACTGATACCTCATGAACCAGTGAAACCGAAGGAGATAGGAGTAGATTTTCTTGCCTTTTCACTCCATAAGATGCTCGGTCCCACCGGTGTAGGTGTGCTTTACGGAAAGAGAGAAGTGCTGGAACAGATGGAACCGTTTCTCTACGGCGGAGAGATGATCGACAGAGTGTCCCTCGAAGATGTCACATTCAACGAATTACCTTACAAGTTCGAAGCGGGAACTCCGAACATAGCGGATATAGTCGCATCCAGGGAAGCCCTGAGGTATCTGAAGGAAACAGGTTTCGATTCAGTTCATGAAAAGATAGAACAGCTCACTCAGATGGCCTTGAAAGAGATGATGAAAATCGGCGGAGTGGAAATCTACGGCCCACTCGACGAAAGACAGCATGGGATAGTCTCGTTCAATGTAAAGGGAATACACCCGCACGATGTGGCCCACATTCTCGATCAGGAGTTTGGAATAGCCGTAAGGAGTGGGCACCACTGCGCACAGCCTCTGATGAGTATTTTGAAAGAACAGTCGCAAATCGATTTTCCAAACTCCACCTGCAGAGCCAGTTTTTACATCTACAACACGGAAGAAGATGTTAAAATTCTCGTTGAAGGTGTGAAAAAAGTAAAGGAGTGGTTTTCAAGATGA
- the sufU gene encoding Fe-S cluster assembly sulfur transfer protein SufU yields the protein MMYSEAILDYANSKKFRGKLDDATVIEEGKNISCGDEITLYLKVEDGVVKDAKFEGMGCVISQASASLMLERIIGERVEEIFSLIEEAEKMSRGENFDEGKLKNVTLMSDIKNYPARVKCFILAWKTLKEALKKISRP from the coding sequence ATGATGTACTCGGAAGCCATCCTGGACTACGCGAATTCCAAAAAATTCAGAGGAAAACTGGACGATGCCACCGTTATCGAAGAGGGAAAGAACATCTCTTGTGGCGACGAAATCACACTCTACTTGAAGGTGGAAGACGGTGTTGTGAAAGATGCTAAGTTCGAGGGAATGGGATGTGTCATCAGTCAGGCTTCGGCTTCTCTGATGCTGGAGAGGATCATCGGAGAAAGGGTAGAAGAAATATTCTCCCTCATCGAAGAGGCAGAAAAAATGAGCCGGGGTGAAAACTTCGATGAGGGAAAGTTGAAGAACGTAACACTCATGTCAGACATAAAGAACTACCCCGCGAGGGTGAAGTGTTTCATTCTTGCCTGGAAAACCCTGAAAGAGGCGCTCAAAAAGATTTCACGGCCTTGA
- a CDS encoding histidine phosphatase family protein, with protein MKLYLIRHGETIWNEKGLWQGVTDVPLNERGREQARKLANSLKRVDAIYSSPLKRSLETAEEIARRFEKEIIVEEDLRECEISLWNGLTVEEAIREYPVEFKKWSSDPNFGMEGLESMRNVQNRVVKAIMKIVSQEKLNGSENVVIVSHSLSLRAFICWILGLPLYLHRNFKLDNASLSVVEIESKPRLVLLNDTCHLKES; from the coding sequence ATGAAACTCTATCTCATAAGACACGGCGAAACCATCTGGAACGAAAAGGGTCTGTGGCAGGGAGTCACAGATGTTCCTCTCAACGAAAGAGGAAGAGAACAGGCAAGAAAGCTGGCAAACAGCCTGAAAAGAGTCGATGCCATTTACTCGAGTCCCCTCAAAAGAAGCCTCGAGACAGCAGAAGAGATCGCCAGGCGCTTTGAAAAAGAAATCATCGTCGAAGAAGATCTGAGAGAATGTGAAATATCACTCTGGAACGGTCTCACAGTGGAAGAGGCTATCAGGGAGTATCCTGTGGAGTTCAAGAAGTGGTCATCGGATCCAAATTTTGGAATGGAAGGTTTAGAATCCATGAGAAATGTACAGAATCGCGTAGTGAAGGCGATCATGAAGATCGTCTCACAGGAGAAGTTGAACGGTTCAGAGAACGTGGTCATCGTATCACACTCTCTGTCTTTGAGAGCTTTCATCTGCTGGATCCTCGGGCTTCCTCTTTACCTTCACAGAAATTTCAAGCTGGACAACGCGTCCCTCAGTGTGGTGGAAATAGAGAGCAAACCGAGGCTTGTTTTGTTGAACGATACGTGTCACCTTAAGGAATCTTGA
- a CDS encoding extracellular solute-binding protein — MMKKVFLVLLVVLAIPIFAKATLYIYNWADYIPEDVIRAFEEKYDCRVVYDTYASNEEMYAKFKAGGGKGYDLIFPSGDYVSIMKKEGMLQKLDLSKIPNFKYLDKDILAKTTYDPNHEYSVPYMMGSTVVIVNKKYVKEYEKSWSIFDREDLRGRMTLLDDMREVLGAALKYLGYSVNTKNPKELEEAKQVVLRWKKNIAKFDASSYADGIVSGEYWVVHGYAEDVYQRIPEGEEKYFDFFIPKEGGTLWIDNMVIPKGAKNVDLAYKFINFILEPENAAKIADYLGLPSPNVEARKYMQTEPIYTIEDLKNCEFIEDVGEALELYNKIWLEIIM; from the coding sequence ATGATGAAAAAGGTGTTTCTTGTCCTGCTGGTAGTCCTGGCAATCCCGATCTTCGCGAAGGCCACCCTCTACATCTACAACTGGGCCGATTACATTCCTGAAGACGTGATCAGAGCATTCGAAGAGAAGTACGATTGCCGTGTGGTGTATGACACCTACGCTTCAAACGAAGAAATGTACGCCAAGTTCAAAGCCGGTGGTGGAAAAGGCTACGATCTGATATTCCCTTCCGGTGACTATGTCTCGATAATGAAAAAAGAAGGAATGCTCCAGAAACTCGATCTTTCTAAGATACCGAACTTCAAATATCTCGATAAAGACATCCTCGCGAAGACCACTTACGATCCCAACCATGAGTACAGCGTTCCTTACATGATGGGGTCTACTGTCGTCATCGTGAACAAAAAATACGTGAAAGAGTACGAGAAATCCTGGTCCATCTTCGATAGAGAAGACCTCAGGGGAAGAATGACTCTCCTCGACGACATGAGAGAAGTCCTCGGCGCTGCTTTGAAGTATCTCGGATACTCCGTTAACACGAAGAACCCGAAAGAACTGGAAGAAGCGAAACAGGTTGTTCTCAGATGGAAGAAGAACATAGCCAAATTCGACGCCTCCTCGTACGCCGATGGTATCGTTTCTGGTGAGTACTGGGTGGTGCACGGATACGCGGAAGACGTCTATCAGAGGATACCCGAAGGAGAGGAAAAATACTTCGACTTCTTCATACCAAAAGAAGGCGGTACGTTGTGGATCGACAACATGGTGATCCCCAAAGGGGCAAAGAACGTGGATCTCGCCTACAAGTTCATCAACTTCATTCTCGAGCCAGAAAACGCAGCGAAGATAGCGGATTATCTCGGTCTTCCCTCACCGAACGTAGAAGCCAGAAAGTACATGCAGACAGAACCCATTTACACCATAGAAGATCTCAAAAACTGTGAATTCATTGAAGACGTGGGAGAAGCCCTCGAACTTTACAACAAAATATGGCTCGAGATCATCATGTGA